A window of the Oncorhynchus masou masou isolate Uvic2021 unplaced genomic scaffold, UVic_Omas_1.1 unplaced_scaffold_722, whole genome shotgun sequence genome harbors these coding sequences:
- the LOC135537192 gene encoding M1-specific T cell receptor beta chain-like, translating to MFKVFSTFLVSLSFLSEEVVFSSSLLIRQTPQHLLRRTTEHREAHLDCHHGDNDYPYMLWYQHKEKGGQKTMELIGTLHYTNPTLEKNYETRFNLTGHSKAKASLVISEINPTDSAVYHCAASQHSAANSFRRRCDTGSVPYFGNGTKLTVLEPDIPVTPPKVKVLPPSTKECEDRNKKKKTLVCVATDFYPDHVTVFWQLNGGANITDGVGTDNTALRDENRCYSITSRLRVPAKTWNTASNRFTCTVRFFNGTHDIYVADHIDGEEGGDGGMTTEYYVKSTQTAKLAYSIFIAKSTFYGLVVMALIWKFQVSSLLL from the exons ATGTTCAAAGTATTTTCCACGTTCCtcgtttctctctccttcctctcag AGGAGGtggtgttctcctcctctctcctcatccgcCAGACTCCTCAACACCTCCTGAGGAGGACAACTGAACACAGAGAGGCACACCTGGACTGTCACCACGGCGACAACGACTACCCGTACATGTTGTGGTACCAACATaaggagaagggaggacagaagaCCATGGAACTCATTGGAACACTACACTATACAAACCCAACTCTTGAGAAGAACTATGAAACACGGTTCAACTTAACAGGTCATTCCAAGGCCAAAGCCAGCCTGGTCATCTCTGAGATAAACCCTACAGACAGTGCCGTGTATCACTGTGCAGCCAGTCAGCACAGTGCTGCAAATTCATTC AGG AGG CGATGTGACACTGGAAGTGTGCCCTACTTTGGAAATGGAACAAAGCTCACTGTTTTAG AGCCAGACATCCCTGTCACTCCACCCAAAGTCAAAGTCCTTCCACCCTCCACTAAGGAGTGTGAAGATagaaacaagaagaagaagaccTTGGTGTGTGTGGCCACCGACTTCTACCCCGACCACGTCACTGTGTTCTGGCAGTTAAATGGAGGCGCCAACATCACCGATGGAGTGGGGACCGACAACACTGCCTTGAGGGATGAAAACAGATGCTACAGTATCACCAGCAGACTGAGAGTCCCAGCCAAGACATGGAACACGGCCTCGAACAGATTCACCTGCACCGTCCGCTTCTTCAATGGGACCCATGACATATATGTTGCAGATCACATTGACGGAGAAGAAG gtggtgatggagggatgaCGACAG AGTACTACGTGAAGAGCACCCAGACTGCCAAGCTGGCCTACAGCATCTTCATCGCTAAGAGTACCTTCTACGGCCTGGTCGTCATGGCTCTGATTTGGAAGTTTCAGGTGAGTTCACTGCTACTATGA